The DNA window CACTGGATAATTGCAAACAAAtccaaattttatgattttcaCTGATATGTACTATTATATATGAATGAGTTTGATCGAATGTAAAATTTGATAATTGTAAAATAGAAGTGAGTATGTTGCGAGCACTATACTAAACTTCATATATAGATAAGGAGAAGTCGAAGTTGATGAATATTGTTATATAGTAAAAGCTAGtagttagtagtagtataatttaatggGGAATTGTTACAATTAATGATACAGAGCAATCATAGAGTAAATTCCTTTTCTTTGCTTTTGCTGTCGGAAACAACGTCACTTAGAAGGGCAGGCTTGTGGAAATTGGAATATTTGGCTTtgatttgtatatttattttaagaGCTGGTCGAAAATTTACAAAAGCTTTTCTTATCCTTTACACAGACGTAAACTCATCCATCTACTATTAAAAGCCATCGAGTTTAATTTATAGATGGATGATGACGAAGATACAAATAGTCCAATGCATCTCTAGTCTTTACCTACTATCCGTATAACACATTATTAGCGAAATCCATTGTGATATATAGAAACTTTTCAATTTGCTTCGTATTTAATTTAAAGCATATACAAAGTGTAAAAATAATGGTAGCATTAAACATCTCCTGTGCATTTACGAGAATCTTCTACTATCACTTAAAATTGTGCAGCATATTTGTCATAGATAATTTGCAGAAAGTATTTAAAGAATAAGTTTTAGGCATTGCATTGCATGCTTTCAAACTTGTGAGTTTAAAAGAAGTCATGGTTACAAAGGGGCAGGCAGAGGCGGACGGAAATATTTGTTTTGGTATGTGCTATATATATTCGCTCGCTATTTTGTCCAAGATAATATGTTTCTTATACTATTTTGTTCCATTGACATGGGATTTTGTACAACAATTCAcataaaaataccaaaaatttgataacattataaaaaaaaggacTTTTTTGAAGTTAGTAAGGGAATTTCTTGCATGGAACGATAATATTTCTTAGAATTTATAACTCCATTAGATCGTATATGCAAACTAAAATATTAAGTCCAACCTCAAAGAATAAGTAGGCGCGTGAagaatatatatgtatgtatgtacaTAATGAGTGTGTGATGATGAATATAAACCATTACCAAAATGTGAGTGTTGTTTGAAATTTGCAGTTTCTTGCATCTTGGCGCAGTGAAGACACCTTGTTTTTGAAGTGAGGTGATGATACTTTGTTTTGGAAGTGGCCAACATTGAATCCTCAAGTCAATGCATGTTTCTTGTGGTCAAACcaaaatacatatatatgtatatgtatagaGAGAGGCAAGGTAGTGTTATAGAGGTAGAGAGagatttatatatgtatatatatgggGATATGTGTAGTGAGGATGGTGATATGATTATGTATTGTGTGTTATGGAAGTAAACATGATTAAACAGCTACAAAAAATGATCCCACCATCACGCTCCTCAGCCTGCATTCTCACAATTATTACTCCAATTTGACCCGGCCCATCTGCATATCTGGGCCCCTCTTACTCTTCGCTCACGCCTCATCTTTAATTAGGTACTATGTTAAGGACGTACTCCTTAACCTCGCAGGAATTCCTCCGTGAAGTCGCGGGAACCTTTGCCCGACGATCAACAACGATAAGAACTTGGGTTTTGAattgtaaaagaaaaagaaactaaTGTGAATTctcttatttcatttattgaatGAAAGGAAGAACATtgtctcctatttataatgctaaatacCCGAAAATAATCCTAATCATATATGAAAGATACggtaaattattaaataaccaAATAATGATATGAGGAATATTCTCATATATCTGCACGTATCATACTACATGTCTGGTGTTAAAAATAAAGCTCCTCctatactaattaattaattaatgatataTTTACTCATGAAGATGCCTAATTATGCAATTTTACAGCGCTAATTGGCTATCAAAATTcataatgtaattaattaatcgTTGCCTCATGTTTTAATATCAAGGTGAATTGAAGTAATATTCTAAATCAGAACATTGAccataaaaaatgtaaatttccTAAAATCTAATGCAGAAATTAAgggattataaaaaaaattaatacagaCAGCACATTCTTTGGTCAATCATTCTTCTTTCCTTGGGGGCTTATCCGTCAAccccaaaataaaatacatcatGATTCCATGTGTTCAATGAATAAGTGTGTCTAGGACCGGAGTATATATACTATATTGTACTTTACAAATTAGTATGGTTGATGAAAGGAAAGAAGATCAGCActcttaaattaaattaagactAGTATTACTtggcattttattttaaaatcgaGTACCATAGACACATAATTTAGTCCTTCAATTCACTCCATATAATAAAGTCGGTAagttaattaatatatatatacacagaATCTTTATCATATATACTTcaccaattaatttttttataatacactaccaaatttataaaaataataataactacTTAAATATGCATTTAAGTCATTTACACTTGCCATGTAGGAGTAGTAGACTTATAAAGTAAGCTGATTTCACTTGATATTGTTACGTCTTATGATTCGAATATGCATTTGAAATAGTTCAATCCGATTTTGCTCTTCCATTTAATTGTTATTTGGGATTCCATTCTATACATATTCTTTACTTTTAATTTGCAAATTTTAGTTATGGTTGCTATTTCAAATTTAGCAAgaaatcatatttttattatttggggTAGGGCAATAAATGTTAATTACAGAATTTACATTTGTATAGTAATACCAAAACAAGCAATTTCTAATACACCCAAGACACTGTCCACAAATCTTAATTTTCAGTCCAAAATTAAGTTTAGACTAAATTGCATGTTTTTATTGTAATACTAATGTCAATAATAAAGATTTGACTAGCTAGAAATTGGGGAATTGACTATTGATGAATGTCATGCAAATTAGATTTTCAAGTTAAATGCAACTGCGTAGAAGTAATTGGATGAGTCTCAAAGAAAAATGTTGCAGCaaagaaataaagaaattttaaaagaaaaaaaattagaattgaagGGAGAGAGCATAAGAATGGTACATCTTAAACAATGTAATAATCACCTAATATTAATGAGGACTAATGCTTTGGACAATTTGACAAGTACTAATACTCTTACATGATCGATGAACAAAAAACAATCATGTCCACAACTCCAACAACATTTTGACACACCACGCCGTCTCGTTGGTTTGAGAAATCAAGATAAGAGGATCGAATCATTTCTTCGGGACCCTTTTCCAAATTTGATAAATGTTGGTTGATCATATATTTCATCGTCAGCAAAAGTTTAGTGCAAAAGGAAAATCAGTGTTGGAACAATCACGAGCATCATATAGAGCAAGCGTATGTGCAGTGCCGTTGCTGAGGAAGCTTTCTGAGGCCTGCACATAACCatcaaaataaattcatgcTGCTAAAGATGAGCAGATGGAGTTATTTGCAGGTAGAGTTATACAGTTTCACTCACTTTTGCATATGGCTGAGGGCACCACAGAAGAGAGCGTTGTCGGGGACAGGCAATTCTGTTTTGTTGCTAGAATCTTCGGGGTTGATGATTCTCATGTAGGTCTCTTGCCCAAGATACCACCTATCGAGGTTGTCAGTCCTAAGGTTCCATGCACCGACATTGTCAAGCGACACATAGACAGCAGTCCATCCTCCAGCAAAAACCTGACCATCGAAAAATAAAAGTTGTAAGACATGATAGCGAGTAAGTGGTTGGTCAATAGGATTCATACCTGGACAGTGGAACGAGATATCGCATCCCATCTGTTGTACGAGCCCCTGTTGTTTTCCGTCCAATCACCATAGCCCATCCTGAGATCATTCACCATACAATAAGTAGTTAGGAGGGTAACAAGTCACCTGTTTATAAGATGAAATAACTAAAGATTGAGACCATACCCAACGACAAAGAATGAATATCCATCCACGTGAAATGTCTGTACAACTGTGTCGTTATTCTGGAGTATGATTTCTATGAATCCCTTGTAGGTAGCGTTGATGAGAGATCTGTCCACAATTGCGGGCCTATTCAGTGGTTTGCTGGGAAAATCTAGCTTATAGTCGCCTTTCACCTTGTACACGTCAGCAAGGCGTATAGGGGTGTCAGGGTTGACAAATGATATCCCATTGTATGTTGCTCGTAGCTTCCCATTAATCATTACTGGTGGAAGACTCTTGAGAATATACACATCGGTAACATTGATTGAACCATAGCGAAAAGAACCCTGTGGGTTAGGACGAGCTCCACTAGCACTCACGTTTTGCCTGGCATACACGCACGGAATCAGATTGAGGAACAGCAAGTCATGAGAAGAAAAGAACAGTTCGCATCAAAATTAACGTGCATCGAAAGAATCATACAGCATAAAAACGAAAAGAGATGTACAAAAAGTGCAGAAATACGGACCTGATAGACAAAGCCTGGTTGAGTGAATATGATTTGTCATAAAAGTCATTCGGGGAGTCTGGGAGTGGACCGGCGGCCTTCCCTTTCGAGTTTGAATAATGCAAAACAGCAACACCGGTAACTCTTTGCCAGAGTGACTCATTCACAAATCTTGCACTGGCAACAATATAGTAATCGCTGCTTGCATTCTGATCCATGGTAACGAGAAAAGAGTAAGACTGCCCAACGTGGATATCCAAACTGGTATAGTTCTGCTGAGTCGTGTAATAACCCTCGGTTTCTGCCAGAAGCAGATTATGGTTCTGAATACGAAAATTCAGGCTAGTTGACACCCCAACATTGTGGACCCTAATACGATACGTTTTACCTGCAATTTCCAAAATAAGAAGGTTAGTCAATTATGTAAAATACGCTTTTGCGAGGGATAAAGCGAACAAATCAACAATAAGAGATACTCCATCGGGAAGACAATCAATTTATTTTCCAGTAAATCGAGGGACGTGTTTAAGAAGTTTACCAGGATCAACATTAATAGTCTCGTGCACTATTCCATCAGGAACAAGAGAAGTATTGTATCTGTATGGTCCCTTTCCATTGATCAGAACTCCATCAGGCATTCCTAATTCTTTTCCACTGTCAAGGGCTTTCCTTAGAGCCTGCATTTCCATACATgatcaaaataagaaaattcCGCATTTCACAATTGAGTGCATGATCAAAAATCAGAAAACCAACCGTATGGTTTTGTGTGTACCAATCACCAATCATAATAACTATATCTCCATCAGGGGTGTTGAAAGGAATAGGAATGATATTGCGGTTCATGATAACCAAAGAGCCGAATCCACCAGACGCCCTCTGCATGTTGAGTGATGGGAAGTAAAAGAAGCTACCAATCTGATCCTTCACCTGGAACTGGTAGGTCCAGTTCCACTTCGGCGGGATGGGGCAATTTGTGCCTAGAACCCCGTCCTGCCACGAAGAACGGCGCATCTGGATCCCGGACCTGTGACACCAGCAATCTTATCACACAATCTGATTCTATATAAATGATAAATCTATTGAGATAAAACATACCATGTGACCAGGAGATTCTCATCTAACTTGTTCTTAACATTCACCACCACATTGTAATTTGTTGTAACGTTGAGAACAGGGCCTGGGAATTTCCCATTGACAGCTATTACCTAAAAAATGGAGCATAGACATAATCAGCATGCCAACCTCAAAAcattaaaaatacaaataaaaaaacagaaaatccTAAAAAGAGTAGCTAGAGTCAGAGATGAACCATAAAAGCCAACTCCAATGACTAAACAGACACCATTTATTACAGATTCATCTTGATTCTACTGTGGTCCCTATACACTACCTTTTGGAATCATCAAAGCAATAAAATTAACAgctcaaatcaaacttcaactttaattgagagaaaaaaaagctCAAAAGCAGAGACAATTACAAGAAGTTAAAAGAGcttgaataagaaaaaaaaaacctacaAAACAAGATTAATGAATCCAACAGAATCAACATGGCAACCTCAAAACTACATACTGTAATAATCAAACAGAAAATCCTCAAAAGAGTAAACATAGTCAGAGATGAATCATAAAAGTTAACTCCAATAATTAATTAGACACCATTTATAACAGATTGGTTTTGATCCTACTTTTTGAAATCGTCAAAGGAATAAAATCAACAgctcaaatcaaacttcaacttcaattgagaaaaaaactcaaaaatagAGACAATAACAATTGACAAGAGCTTAAATacaaacaaaaaacaagaaTAAGGCGTAAATCAATCCAACGGTTGCTAATAAAATCCAGAGATATAGAAAATTATTGATTCAACAAAATTCAGTAAATCACAAGGAAGAAATGAATTAACCTGTTGAGGGACACCCAATGGAGAAGCAGTGATGTAAGAGAAATCCAATTCGAAGTTAGCAAAGGGGTCGGCGCAAGAACCGATTTTGAACAGCAACCCAATGAAGAATATCCAATACAGTAACCGGAATGTCGCCATTTCTGATTTGAAAGAAGAAAAATTTGCAATAGCAAACAAATGGGATAAACTGGGAAAGGGAAAAAAACAGAGAGACCAAATGCAGAGAGAGTGCAAAAGGTGTGCTTCTACTTCCTCTATCAACACTCAAAggaatttgagagagaagaaggCTTGATTTTCTTGGGCTTTGGGTGGAGTGAGTGATTTGCGTCGTTCTTACCTATAACCCTTTTTTCATGGCgcagtgttttttttattatattattatattttcctTTGTCTAATTGTTATtaataacaatttttaattCTAAAAGAAAGAATGTTCGAGAagtttaatatttataaaatagagCTAGCAGAGCACTTTTTAAATAGTTATGCGAAGAAATGGTGGTTCGTCTTCTTATAATACTACTTGCAATCGATACAAAGTTAAAGAATTTAGGATCTCTTAATCTTTGAAACTTAATCTTCATAttactataaatattaaaattttaaaaaaataaatgccaAATTATGAAATCGATAATAAGTCAACAAAATGATTTAAATGACAAATACCTAATTTTTTATATGTACAAACATGTATTTCAACTTTCCATATTGAATTTAGAAACGTAATTGACATAAGATCCTCAAGATATTGTTATGAAAATAATTAGAATGTAGTGCCATTATTAATGGTATTTACTATTTAGCCTGAAATTATAAATTCCGTCATTTtgtaatgcacatatttttagtGTTATTTCAAGGaaatatttattcatatttGATCCCTAGTGATTAGCCgacattaaaatatttttctacaTTTGTCCGGCAATTTGCAGtatttccaaaataaaataatcgaaTTTCAGATGGGAAATCCGGTGGGGTGGGGCCCAACTAACAAACATTGATAAAATATGActttattttatccattttcataGTATTACGTAGTGTCCATCTTTAATCTTTTCTTGCCGCCAATTTCGGCGTTCAATATAACTTGTTTTAGATGTAATCTATCTAGAAATTAAATTAGGTAAATAGTCTATGTCATTCCCAAATTGATCGATTTCATACAAGCATGCAGTCTAATGTATGTGGTATGCAAGTGCAACCCATCTCGCTTTTTTACAATCAGCGATTAACACATTTAATATAATCGATTAAATGTTGTCACCAGTTACGAGTGCCCTTAGAATTACAGTAAATGGTTTTTATATGAAAAATAGTAGaattaaattacataaataatttatttagttgCTAATTTGATTAATGTTAACACTTACTAACATATTGTAATGCAGTATTTAATGTTAATATATTCTTGTTTTGTTTACAACAATATCCAAGTTTTGATATACATCTAattcatttatatttattttccaCATTTTAAGAGATATGATCAaactaattaaatcataatttgaCTTTAATTATTGGTTGAATTCTTCCATTTATTGGGGATGCTGCTCCCTGAAAATTGAAGAGTGAGTTCTACCTTGGCATATTGTCATTTCCTCTTCCAACTTCCAAACACTAACTTTAAACACAATTATTGTCATTAAttgaaaattagaaaaatagcATCGATGTCATATAAGATTTGACTATGTCCACATTCGGACAACACTAAAATCACACGATAATTAACTATGGTAGGATGTCGAAAATTCAACTTTAATACtgtatttaaataatttttaataatactaACATTTATTATATCATATATTTGACTTTGCAGTCCTACaccttttttatttcttccccATGAATTCCACTTACATTCTTGctataattattaaattaagaATGATAATTAGACAGATTGCATGCGCATATGACCAATAATCTAGTCCaaagtgataaaaaaaaatatagtggGATAATCCTATTTAAATCATAAGATTTAGTTAAATTTTGAttgtaatatttatttgaaattagaatatattaaattatgatggtttatttattaaaataaaaatacttatTCTAGTAACCATTAAAATTTATATGGCCTCAAATATTTCTTTCAAATGTTATGTAACTGGCCtagatttataatttaaatagcTATTATTTTAACAATAGTTCAAAAGTggtgtatttaaattttaatgatatAATAAGAGTTGTTTCAACTATACATTAAATTAACTTTTGTATTACGTTATTGTGTTGTTAGTTGTAACGATGgtctttatttaaaaaaagtgGATACATAGAACGCAACTTCTTTTGAGGAATAAATAGAGCCTCGATTTAGCAAATACATTTAATGTTTCTGACTCAATTGCTTTAACCAGTTTTATATTGCCCCAGTCATCGTAATTGTTTGGATGGATCTACTAATtgttttgttattattttttttaatactccaAACGAAATAGAGTCCAAATTCATTATTTTACTAGTCGAAGTTTAGAGAAGTAGCCCAAGCCCACATCTTGGATGTTGGTCCGTTATATTTGAAATCCATCGATTTTATTCCTTCAAATCGACTTACCACACGAGCTACACTATGGGCCTATACTTTCGGCACAGGTCCAAGATTTGAGTAGTTACTATAATTCTCTCTCCATCCGTCTTATTAAGATATCCATATTCTGGAGTGATATGAAATTTTAGAAAGAGTTAAgtatagagaaaaaaagtagttggatattttaatgaaagagatttattttcaaatgtagAAAATGAACatccacaaactaaaaagaaaatggaGAGATCgacatgaaaataataaaattaaataaatttgaaagtGTTAAAGCTACATGCCTACATCCAAACATCACTAAAATCACGCAAATATGCAACCATCTATGGTTTTGAGAACTGGCAGTTTTGTTTACGTATGATTTCTATTGTTGGGAACATCACATCTCATTGAACAAATGAATCAATGTTAAGCACATCGGCAATTTTTCAGAATAGACTTAAATGTTTGGGAGGATAGATAACTATGCAATTCTATCATAGAATTCCATCCATACATAAATTATCTACTCTACCAAACATAAGCTAATACTCCTTATCGTAAAATATATATACCAGATTCAGTCCGGTTACAATATTATGCTAGCAACATATAGATTTTTGATACAATGGTGTAACATGATGTAGCActcctccgttccatgttaattgaataatttattttattttatgaaattcaaACATATTTTGCAAAAAAGAAGCATTCGTTCTTagtttatctcttactttattcaaggcactatttttaattttggtgtGGATCTCAATTAACAAGACAAGatatggagggagtatgatacATAATGATAATGGTATATTTGTTGGGAGAGAGAAAATAGGTGCAGT is part of the Salvia splendens isolate huo1 chromosome 6, SspV2, whole genome shotgun sequence genome and encodes:
- the LOC121808423 gene encoding monocopper oxidase-like protein SKU5, whose product is MATFRLLYWIFFIGLLFKIGSCADPFANFELDFSYITASPLGVPQQVIAVNGKFPGPVLNVTTNYNVVVNVKNKLDENLLVTWSGIQMRRSSWQDGVLGTNCPIPPKWNWTYQFQVKDQIGSFFYFPSLNMQRASGGFGSLVIMNRNIIPIPFNTPDGDIVIMIGDWYTQNHTALRKALDSGKELGMPDGVLINGKGPYRYNTSLVPDGIVHETINVDPGKTYRIRVHNVGVSTSLNFRIQNHNLLLAETEGYYTTQQNYTSLDIHVGQSYSFLVTMDQNASSDYYIVASARFVNESLWQRVTGVAVLHYSNSKGKAAGPLPDSPNDFYDKSYSLNQALSIRQNVSASGARPNPQGSFRYGSINVTDVYILKSLPPVMINGKLRATYNGISFVNPDTPIRLADVYKVKGDYKLDFPSKPLNRPAIVDRSLINATYKGFIEIILQNNDTVVQTFHVDGYSFFVVGMGYGDWTENNRGSYNRWDAISRSTVQVFAGGWTAVYVSLDNVGAWNLRTDNLDRWYLGQETYMRIINPEDSSNKTELPVPDNALFCGALSHMQKPQKASSATALHIRLLYMMLVIVPTLIFLLH